A genome region from Akkermansiaceae bacterium includes the following:
- a CDS encoding Hsp70 family protein, translating into METILGIDLGTTHSAVGVVDSGFPILLADEEGKRIMPSVVWYGKDGSVEVGRKALRRRAADPLRVVSSVKRWIGADAAGDSVLAHVGKSPEEVSAEILKELKRIAQWRIGAELSKAVITVPAYFNDAQRAATKRAGELAGLEVLRIINEPTAAALAYGLDKLRDRARVAVYDLGGGTFDLTILEMEGGVFQVLATHGDTRLGGDDVDGMIFSLLTDGLPELSESMRCKFMEGAENAKRTLSDQMVCEVMIPFYDGENSFTKTITRAELDAMTKGWIAKTLKCCRQAMIDSGLETGDLDAVVLVGGSTRMPAVRAAVADFFGREVDVTQHPDEAIALGATIQAGVMSGAMRKMVLLDVTPLSLGIETFGGLMNVIIPRNTTIPCKAGEMFTNAADNQVRMGVRVLQGEREMARDNWELGKFEVEMERLPKGQARIGVQFKIDADGILEVLAREVSTGKDVVVNIESSAVNVDDAAVEEMVSASVEYAFDDMSERIFTEARIKAEELLPAVEMLLSQGLAEEAEKEEINAAYDEVKAALGKGAPNPLKAAVQKLDQATEAAAARLLEAAMAEALEREMGV; encoded by the coding sequence TTGGAGACAATCCTCGGAATCGATCTCGGGACGACCCATTCGGCTGTGGGTGTGGTGGATTCCGGCTTTCCCATCCTCCTGGCGGACGAGGAGGGGAAACGCATCATGCCCAGCGTGGTGTGGTATGGCAAAGACGGCAGCGTGGAGGTGGGGCGCAAGGCGCTGCGGCGCAGGGCGGCCGATCCGCTGCGCGTGGTCAGCAGCGTGAAGCGCTGGATCGGGGCGGATGCGGCCGGGGACTCCGTCCTGGCGCACGTCGGGAAAAGCCCCGAGGAGGTGAGCGCGGAGATTCTCAAGGAGCTGAAACGGATCGCGCAGTGGCGGATCGGGGCGGAGCTTTCGAAAGCGGTGATCACCGTCCCCGCCTATTTCAACGACGCCCAGCGTGCCGCGACGAAGCGTGCCGGGGAGCTTGCGGGGCTGGAGGTGCTGCGCATCATCAACGAGCCTACGGCCGCAGCGCTTGCCTACGGGCTGGACAAGCTCAGGGACAGGGCGCGTGTGGCCGTCTACGACCTAGGCGGCGGAACCTTCGACCTGACCATCCTTGAGATGGAGGGCGGCGTTTTCCAGGTGCTCGCCACGCATGGGGACACCCGGCTCGGCGGGGATGATGTGGACGGGATGATTTTCTCACTCCTGACAGATGGCCTCCCGGAACTTTCCGAGAGCATGCGGTGCAAGTTCATGGAGGGGGCGGAGAATGCCAAGCGCACCCTTTCCGATCAGATGGTCTGCGAGGTCATGATTCCGTTCTATGACGGGGAGAACAGTTTCACGAAAACCATCACGCGTGCGGAACTCGATGCGATGACCAAGGGATGGATCGCGAAGACCCTGAAATGCTGCCGCCAGGCGATGATCGACAGCGGGCTCGAGACCGGCGACCTGGATGCGGTGGTGCTGGTGGGCGGCAGCACGCGGATGCCGGCGGTCAGGGCGGCGGTGGCGGATTTCTTCGGGCGGGAGGTCGATGTGACCCAGCATCCAGACGAGGCGATCGCGCTGGGGGCGACGATCCAGGCGGGGGTGATGAGCGGCGCGATGCGGAAGATGGTTCTGCTGGATGTCACCCCTCTCAGCCTCGGGATCGAGACTTTTGGCGGGCTGATGAACGTCATCATCCCACGCAACACCACCATCCCTTGCAAGGCCGGGGAGATGTTCACGAACGCCGCCGACAACCAAGTGAGAATGGGAGTCCGCGTCCTCCAGGGCGAGCGCGAGATGGCACGGGACAACTGGGAGCTGGGGAAATTCGAGGTGGAGATGGAACGGTTGCCGAAAGGGCAGGCGAGGATCGGCGTGCAGTTCAAGATCGATGCGGACGGCATCCTGGAGGTGTTGGCGCGGGAGGTCTCGACGGGCAAGGATGTGGTGGTGAACATCGAAAGCTCTGCGGTGAACGTGGATGACGCGGCGGTGGAAGAAATGGTGAGCGCCTCCGTCGAGTATGCGTTCGATGACATGTCCGAGCGCATTTTCACCGAGGCGAGGATCAAGGCCGAGGAGCTTCTGCCCGCCGTTGAGATGCTCCTATCCCAGGGCTTGGCGGAGGAAGCCGAGAAGGAGGAAATCAATGCCGCTTATGACGAGGTGAAAGCCGCCTTGGGAAAAGGTGCACCCAACCCCCTGAAAGCCGCAGTGCAAAAGCTCGATCAGGCCACCGAAGCCGCCGCCGCAAGGCTTCTGGAGGCGGCGATGGCAGAGGCCCTGGAAAGGGAAATGGGCGTATGA
- a CDS encoding TIGR00180 family glycosyltransferase — translation MNPDITVVVPTHERQRYLRRLVAYLGMMECGFESIVVDSTGGDGWKENESTVKAAGEALKLQYMRKEIPILEKFLWAVEQVKTPYLVFCADDDFLDFEGVSACAVFLDGHPDYSCSGGATAKVRLREGGSKEVLCRGYSVSKDDAAARFGDFAKHWFSTFYFVQRTDEIRESLRLTVDSLDFAKARVYPEHFLAQLNVLGGKVHFSPTLYGIRQMHGGNYGNRPNFEDAGARGQQHCMFVQGLAKRLVETSGMGIGDAEALVARHYHHLAAGKPQRGIGERVARELSRAWRRIADRFQSDDFLERRSLGADHPFRSQRSWIAARMLIDKHPDGMDP, via the coding sequence ATGAATCCGGACATCACAGTGGTGGTCCCCACCCATGAGAGGCAGAGGTATCTGAGGCGCCTGGTCGCTTACCTTGGCATGATGGAGTGCGGTTTTGAAAGCATCGTCGTGGACTCGACGGGCGGGGACGGATGGAAGGAGAACGAAAGCACCGTTAAGGCCGCCGGGGAGGCGCTGAAACTCCAATACATGAGGAAGGAAATCCCCATCCTTGAAAAGTTCCTGTGGGCGGTCGAGCAGGTGAAGACACCCTACCTTGTCTTCTGTGCGGATGATGATTTTTTGGATTTCGAAGGGGTCTCCGCTTGCGCCGTTTTCCTGGACGGCCATCCCGATTATTCTTGCTCCGGTGGTGCCACGGCCAAGGTCAGGCTGCGGGAGGGTGGGAGCAAGGAGGTGCTGTGCCGCGGTTACAGCGTCTCCAAGGATGATGCGGCGGCAAGGTTCGGCGATTTCGCGAAGCACTGGTTCTCGACCTTCTACTTCGTCCAGAGGACGGATGAGATCCGCGAGAGCCTGCGGCTCACGGTCGATAGCCTGGATTTCGCAAAAGCGCGGGTGTATCCCGAGCATTTCCTGGCGCAGCTCAACGTCCTCGGCGGCAAGGTGCATTTCTCTCCAACACTTTACGGCATCCGCCAGATGCACGGGGGGAACTATGGGAACCGGCCTAATTTCGAGGATGCCGGTGCGCGCGGGCAGCAGCATTGCATGTTCGTTCAGGGGCTTGCGAAACGCCTGGTCGAAACGTCCGGCATGGGAATCGGAGATGCGGAAGCCCTCGTCGCCAGGCATTACCATCACCTTGCCGCCGGCAAGCCGCAGCGGGGCATTGGCGAGCGGGTGGCAAGGGAGCTTTCCCGCGCTTGGCGCAGGATCGCTGACCGCTTCCAGTCCGATGATTTCCTGGAGCGCCGCAGCCTCGGTGCGGATCACCCTTTCCGCAGCCAGCGCTCGTGGATCGCCGCTCGGATGCTGATCGATAAGCACCCGGATGGGATGGATCCGTGA
- the rfbG gene encoding CDP-glucose 4,6-dehydratase, protein MTIWQDKDIFLTGHTGFKGSWLSLWLHSLGSRVHGYALDPPTEPSVFEVAGVASALASDVRADLADAARLSQAMSDAQPEAVFHLAAQPLVRASYSDPLGTFVTNVIGTANLLQAVRSVPSVKAVVIVTTDKVYENREWVHPYREGDRLGGHDPYSASKAAAEIVTASMRDSFFRDSPVRIATARAGNVIGGGDWAADRLVPDCLRAFAAGEPVRLRYPGAVRPWQHVLEPLGGYLALAEALLREPGRAAAGAWNFGPEAADNVTVGEVAERLAAAWGGTARVICNADADVPHEAGLLSLDISSARRHLAWHPRWALGEALGKTLAWHTAWLAGEAMHEVTLAQINDYQESARA, encoded by the coding sequence ATGACAATCTGGCAAGACAAGGACATTTTCCTGACAGGGCACACAGGTTTCAAGGGATCCTGGCTTTCCCTCTGGCTTCACTCGCTTGGTTCCAGGGTGCATGGCTATGCCCTCGATCCGCCGACCGAGCCCTCGGTGTTCGAGGTGGCTGGGGTCGCTTCCGCGCTCGCTTCGGATGTGCGCGCCGATCTCGCCGATGCCGCCCGTCTCAGCCAGGCCATGTCGGACGCGCAGCCGGAGGCCGTTTTCCACCTGGCGGCACAGCCGCTGGTGAGGGCTAGCTATTCGGATCCGCTCGGCACCTTCGTTACGAACGTGATCGGAACCGCCAACCTCCTGCAGGCTGTGCGCTCCGTGCCATCGGTCAAGGCCGTTGTCATCGTGACCACGGACAAGGTCTATGAGAACCGCGAATGGGTGCATCCGTACCGTGAGGGAGACCGCCTCGGCGGGCATGATCCATACAGCGCAAGCAAGGCGGCGGCCGAGATCGTCACCGCATCCATGCGCGACAGCTTTTTCAGGGATTCACCGGTGAGGATCGCCACCGCACGCGCGGGCAATGTCATCGGTGGGGGGGATTGGGCGGCTGACCGCCTGGTGCCGGATTGCCTTCGCGCATTTGCAGCGGGCGAACCGGTTCGGCTCCGCTACCCGGGTGCGGTGCGCCCCTGGCAGCACGTGCTCGAACCGCTGGGTGGCTACCTGGCGCTAGCCGAGGCATTGTTGCGGGAGCCTGGCCGTGCCGCCGCCGGGGCATGGAACTTCGGTCCGGAAGCTGCCGATAATGTCACTGTTGGGGAGGTTGCCGAAAGGCTGGCCGCTGCGTGGGGTGGCACCGCCCGGGTCATCTGCAATGCGGATGCGGATGTGCCGCATGAGGCGGGTCTGCTCTCGCTGGACATTTCCTCCGCGCGCCGCCATCTCGCTTGGCACCCGCGTTGGGCGCTGGGCGAGGCTTTGGGAAAAACCCTCGCCTGGCACACCGCATGGCTTGCCGGGGAGGCGATGCATGAAGTCACTCTCGCGCAAATCAACGACTACCAGGAATCAGCCCGCGCATGA
- a CDS encoding cephalosporin hydroxylase family protein: MNPIKDFQTEREARIARLGEDQDFFRLSQQWLKESMSRQYVYNFEWLGRPIIQYPQDIVAMQELVWEVKPDLIIETGIAHGGSLILSASLLALLDLAEATKAGVPLDTAKPARKVIGVDIDIRDHNRAEIEAHPFANRIAMVQGSSVAPETVAQVKGMASGAGNIMVCLDSMHTHDHVLAELEAYAPLVSVGSYCVVFDTFVEDMPAGFFSDRPWDPGNNPKTAVMEFVAKYPEFVIDTPIQDKLAVTVAPHGFLKRVR, from the coding sequence ATGAACCCGATCAAAGATTTCCAGACAGAAAGAGAAGCAAGGATAGCCCGGCTGGGCGAAGACCAGGACTTCTTCCGGCTTTCCCAGCAATGGCTGAAGGAATCGATGAGCCGTCAGTATGTGTACAACTTCGAGTGGCTGGGACGTCCCATCATCCAGTATCCGCAGGACATCGTCGCGATGCAGGAACTCGTCTGGGAGGTGAAGCCGGATCTGATCATCGAGACGGGCATCGCGCACGGCGGCTCGCTGATACTGAGCGCGTCACTCCTGGCGCTGCTCGATCTTGCGGAGGCGACCAAGGCCGGTGTGCCGCTGGACACCGCGAAGCCCGCCCGCAAGGTCATCGGCGTGGACATAGACATCCGCGACCACAACCGCGCCGAGATCGAGGCGCATCCCTTCGCAAACCGCATCGCCATGGTGCAGGGTTCCTCCGTCGCCCCGGAAACGGTCGCGCAGGTGAAGGGCATGGCATCCGGTGCGGGCAACATCATGGTCTGCCTAGATTCCATGCACACCCATGACCACGTTCTTGCGGAGCTTGAGGCGTATGCTCCTCTGGTGTCCGTGGGCAGCTACTGCGTGGTGTTCGATACCTTCGTCGAGGACATGCCCGCCGGATTTTTCAGCGACCGGCCATGGGATCCTGGCAACAATCCCAAGACCGCGGTCATGGAGTTCGTCGCCAAATACCCCGAGTTCGTGATCGACACGCCCATCCAGGACAAGCTGGCGGTCACCGTGGCTCCCCACGGTTTCCTGAAGCGCGTCCGATGA
- the rfbF gene encoding glucose-1-phosphate cytidylyltransferase, with the protein MKAVILAGGLGTRISEETHLKPKPMIEVGGKPILWHLMKTYSAHGVNDFIICCGYKGYIIKEYFANYFLHMSDVTFDMEHNTMDVHQRNAEPWRVTLIDTGEETLTGGRIRRAASYLENEDAFCMTYGDGLSDVDITALIRFHHTHGLDATVTAVQPPGRYGALEMDGERVTGFAEKPKGDGGFINGGFFVLSPKCIDLIHGDDCSWENEPLRTLAETGRLAAYTHHGFWQPMDTLREKNLLETLWESGKAPWKSW; encoded by the coding sequence ATGAAAGCCGTCATCCTAGCGGGTGGCCTCGGAACCCGGATTTCCGAGGAAACCCACCTCAAGCCCAAGCCAATGATCGAGGTCGGCGGCAAGCCCATACTTTGGCACCTGATGAAAACATACTCCGCCCACGGGGTGAACGACTTCATCATCTGCTGCGGTTACAAGGGTTATATCATCAAGGAATACTTCGCGAATTATTTCCTCCACATGTCGGATGTGACGTTCGACATGGAGCACAACACGATGGATGTGCACCAACGCAATGCGGAGCCGTGGCGGGTGACCTTGATCGATACCGGCGAGGAGACCCTGACCGGTGGGCGCATCAGGCGCGCGGCATCGTATCTGGAGAATGAGGATGCCTTCTGCATGACATACGGGGATGGCCTTTCCGATGTCGATATCACCGCGCTGATCAGGTTCCATCACACCCACGGGCTGGACGCCACGGTGACCGCCGTCCAGCCGCCGGGGAGATACGGCGCACTTGAGATGGACGGGGAGCGGGTCACCGGCTTTGCGGAAAAACCCAAGGGCGACGGTGGATTCATCAACGGGGGGTTTTTCGTGCTGTCGCCAAAATGCATCGACCTCATCCACGGCGATGATTGTTCGTGGGAAAACGAGCCGCTCCGCACATTGGCGGAAACAGGGCGCCTGGCAGCATACACCCATCACGGGTTCTGGCAGCCGATGGACACGCTGCGCGAGAAAAACCTGTTAGAAACGCTGTGGGAATCAGGCAAGGCGCCGTGGAAATCCTGGTAA
- a CDS encoding methyltransferase domain-containing protein — translation MSKSTIKVSHYQEMASGTGGRKGRDYKGLPILANRGIHEFVAAHLSKCLKPGSHLLELGSGSGALSLRLAELGFRVTAVDYVAENFRASHDNIDFKQADLNADLPESEREAYDAVVAVEIIEHLENTRHFTRLLKSALKPGGFLMITTPNINSPKSAMTFLLTGRFDLFLPRHYVKDGHINPVPWFVMRDALEEAGFEEISVGSHKSAAFSLKGIFGAAFQLLGLFNGSPKGKKLVATAIKPGGKKAGCGTGCGCAHTSP, via the coding sequence ATGAGCAAATCCACGATCAAGGTATCCCACTATCAGGAAATGGCCTCCGGAACCGGCGGGCGCAAGGGGCGGGACTACAAGGGACTGCCCATCCTGGCGAACCGGGGCATCCACGAGTTTGTGGCCGCACACCTTTCGAAATGCCTCAAGCCGGGCTCCCACCTTCTGGAACTCGGCAGTGGCAGCGGCGCGCTCTCACTGCGCCTCGCGGAACTCGGCTTCCGGGTCACCGCCGTGGATTACGTCGCGGAAAATTTCCGTGCCTCCCACGATAACATCGATTTCAAACAGGCGGACCTGAACGCCGACCTGCCGGAGTCGGAACGCGAAGCCTATGACGCGGTCGTCGCCGTCGAGATCATCGAGCACCTTGAGAACACCAGGCATTTCACGAGATTGCTGAAATCGGCGCTCAAGCCGGGCGGATTCCTGATGATCACCACGCCGAACATCAACAGCCCCAAGTCTGCCATGACGTTCCTCCTTACGGGGAGGTTCGACCTGTTTTTGCCACGGCACTATGTGAAGGACGGACACATCAACCCGGTGCCATGGTTTGTGATGAGGGATGCGCTGGAAGAGGCCGGATTCGAGGAGATCTCTGTCGGCAGCCACAAGAGCGCGGCCTTTTCCCTGAAGGGGATTTTCGGTGCGGCCTTCCAATTGCTGGGCCTTTTCAACGGCAGCCCCAAGGGCAAGAAGCTGGTGGCCACCGCCATCAAGCCCGGAGGGAAGAAAGCCGGTTGTGGGACCGGTTGCGGATGCGCTCATACATCTCCGTGA
- a CDS encoding dTDP-4-dehydrorhamnose 3,5-epimerase family protein: MSDRFEITDTPLEGLRVLERRLLGDHRGSLQRLLCTDELAEIMGGRHILQVNLTHTAARGTVRGMHFQAEPHAEMKFVSCLRGEVIDVVVDVRPGSPTFHRWHAETLSPGNHKTLVIPEGFAHGFQTLTDDCEMLYFHTAAHHAPSERGLNPGDPALAIEWPLPISAISARDGAHPLIKVP; this comes from the coding sequence ATGAGCGACCGCTTCGAGATCACCGACACCCCGCTGGAAGGTCTCCGCGTGCTGGAGCGGCGGCTCCTGGGGGATCACCGGGGATCGCTCCAGCGACTGCTATGCACGGACGAACTTGCGGAAATCATGGGCGGGCGCCACATCCTGCAGGTCAACCTGACCCACACCGCAGCGCGGGGCACCGTGCGAGGCATGCATTTCCAGGCGGAGCCCCATGCCGAGATGAAATTCGTCTCCTGCCTGCGCGGAGAGGTAATTGATGTCGTCGTCGATGTGCGCCCCGGTTCGCCGACATTCCACCGCTGGCACGCCGAGACGCTCAGCCCGGGAAATCACAAAACACTGGTTATCCCCGAGGGATTTGCCCACGGTTTCCAGACGCTAACAGACGACTGCGAAATGCTCTACTTCCATACCGCCGCACATCACGCGCCATCCGAGCGCGGGCTGAATCCCGGCGACCCGGCGCTGGCCATCGAGTGGCCGCTGCCCATCAGCGCCATCTCCGCAAGGGATGGAGCCCACCCGCTCATAAAAGTGCCATGA
- a CDS encoding glycosyltransferase family 4 protein, which yields MKVMQVLPELNSGGVERGTLEVAGFLVKHGHEAVVVSNGGRLVEALEHSGARHIAMPVHRKSLGSLFHARPFRRLLEKEKPDILHFRSRVPGWISWLAWRKMDPETRPRLVSTVHGFYSVNRYSAVMTKGERVIAVSECIRQYIQENYPAVPESRITVIHRGIEPGAYPAGYRPDAAWLSEWESRHPELEGKTLFLLPGRITRLKGHGDFFKLIAALEGVHGLVAGDTHPKKKAYLGELREKLAELGMQDRVTFLGHRSDVREVMAVSDVVCALSQQPESFGRTVLEAMALGKPVLGYDCGGVGELLTHVFPEGKVPLGDTGRLIATAKAILASKPKPLLAEGMYTLEAMCRDTLDLYADLLKSTR from the coding sequence ATGAAAGTGATGCAGGTGCTGCCGGAGCTGAATTCCGGAGGGGTGGAGCGCGGCACGCTGGAAGTGGCGGGTTTCCTGGTGAAGCATGGGCATGAGGCGGTGGTGGTCTCCAACGGCGGCAGGTTGGTGGAGGCATTGGAACATTCCGGGGCGCGCCACATTGCAATGCCCGTGCATAGGAAAAGCCTGGGCTCGCTGTTCCATGCGAGGCCTTTCCGAAGATTGTTAGAAAAGGAGAAGCCCGATATCCTCCATTTCCGCTCGCGGGTGCCGGGCTGGATCTCATGGCTGGCGTGGCGCAAGATGGATCCCGAAACCCGGCCCCGCTTGGTCAGCACCGTCCATGGTTTCTATTCCGTGAACCGCTATTCTGCGGTGATGACGAAGGGGGAGCGGGTGATCGCCGTATCCGAATGCATCCGGCAATATATCCAAGAGAATTATCCGGCGGTTCCCGAAAGCAGGATCACCGTGATCCACAGGGGGATCGAACCGGGGGCTTATCCCGCCGGATACCGTCCGGATGCAGCCTGGCTCTCGGAATGGGAATCCCGGCACCCGGAGCTGGAGGGGAAAACGCTGTTTCTTCTGCCCGGCCGGATCACACGGCTCAAGGGGCATGGTGATTTTTTCAAGCTGATCGCGGCTCTGGAAGGGGTTCATGGGCTTGTGGCTGGCGACACCCATCCGAAGAAAAAGGCATATCTCGGGGAACTCCGGGAAAAGCTCGCCGAGCTGGGCATGCAGGATCGCGTCACATTCCTCGGGCACCGCAGCGATGTACGCGAGGTCATGGCCGTTAGCGATGTGGTCTGCGCGCTCTCGCAGCAGCCGGAATCCTTCGGACGCACCGTGCTTGAGGCGATGGCGCTCGGGAAACCGGTGCTCGGCTACGATTGCGGCGGGGTGGGGGAGCTGCTCACCCATGTTTTTCCCGAGGGGAAAGTGCCCCTCGGGGACACCGGACGGCTCATCGCGACTGCCAAAGCCATCCTCGCCTCCAAGCCGAAACCGCTCCTTGCGGAAGGGATGTACACTCTCGAAGCCATGTGCCGGGACACCCTGGATCTGTATGCGGATCTGCTCAAATCCACCCGTTGA
- a CDS encoding methyltransferase domain-containing protein: protein MNCRHCNNPLTLPFLDLGAAPPSNAYLTLGSLSKREIHYPLKVLACDKCWLVQTEDTASADELFDAEYAYYSSCSASWVAHAEAYVSEMQGRLGLDASSHVVEVAANDGYLLQFVQQRGIPCTGVEPTAGTAAAARAKGISVIGEFFGLALAEKMVGQGLGADLTAANNVLAHVPDINDFVSGFARLLKPHGVATFEFPHLLNLIGDNQFDTVYHEHFSYLSLTAVARVFATNGLRVFDVQEIPTHGGSLRVFAGLAGNAGNQPELPSVNDILSREESAGLTLAETYSSFQSRAETVKDDFLAFLIEAKRQGKTVAAYGAAAKGNTLMNFAGIRGDLISFVADINPAKQGKFMPGSRIPIVEPSRIMGEKPDYIVILPWNLREEVIAQLHEIRGWGGSFVTAVPRLAIHSLP from the coding sequence ATGAACTGCCGCCACTGCAACAATCCCCTCACGCTGCCCTTCCTCGATCTCGGTGCCGCACCGCCTTCCAACGCGTACCTTACGCTCGGCAGCTTGTCGAAACGCGAGATCCATTATCCGCTCAAAGTGCTAGCCTGCGACAAATGCTGGCTCGTGCAGACGGAGGACACCGCTTCCGCCGACGAGCTTTTTGATGCGGAGTATGCCTATTACAGCAGTTGCTCCGCCAGCTGGGTGGCGCATGCCGAGGCTTATGTCTCGGAAATGCAGGGCAGGCTGGGCTTGGATGCGTCATCCCACGTTGTCGAGGTTGCAGCGAACGACGGCTACCTTTTGCAATTCGTGCAGCAGCGCGGCATCCCATGCACGGGAGTCGAGCCCACCGCCGGAACCGCCGCCGCCGCCCGCGCCAAGGGGATCAGCGTGATCGGCGAGTTCTTCGGGCTCGCGCTTGCGGAAAAAATGGTGGGGCAAGGCCTTGGCGCGGATCTGACCGCCGCCAACAACGTGCTCGCCCACGTGCCCGACATCAACGACTTCGTCTCCGGCTTCGCACGCCTGCTCAAGCCCCACGGCGTGGCCACCTTCGAGTTTCCGCATCTGCTCAATCTCATCGGCGACAACCAGTTCGATACGGTATATCACGAGCACTTTTCCTATCTCTCCCTCACCGCCGTAGCCCGCGTATTCGCGACGAACGGCCTGCGCGTGTTCGACGTGCAGGAAATCCCGACACACGGCGGCAGCCTGCGGGTGTTCGCAGGGCTTGCTGGCAACGCCGGGAACCAGCCCGAGCTGCCGTCCGTGAATGACATCCTCTCCCGCGAGGAATCGGCGGGGCTCACCCTGGCGGAAACCTACTCCTCCTTCCAGTCCCGTGCCGAGACGGTGAAGGACGATTTCCTCGCATTCCTCATCGAGGCGAAGCGCCAAGGGAAAACCGTCGCCGCATACGGCGCGGCCGCCAAGGGGAACACGCTGATGAACTTTGCGGGGATACGCGGCGACCTGATCTCATTCGTCGCGGACATCAACCCCGCAAAGCAGGGCAAGTTCATGCCCGGCAGCAGGATCCCCATCGTGGAGCCTTCCCGCATCATGGGGGAAAAGCCGGATTACATCGTCATCCTGCCATGGAACCTGAGGGAAGAGGTGATCGCCCAGCTCCATGAAATCCGCGGATGGGGAGGCTCCTTCGTGACCGCAGTCCCCCGCCTGGCGATCCATTCCCTTCCATAA
- a CDS encoding nucleotide sugar dehydrogenase — protein sequence MRHIAIVGLGYVGLPLALQFARSGAKVLGLDIDPKKTDAILAGNSYIKHVSGDEISAQTSAGMLDASTDFSRIAETDAVILCVPTPLSHFREPDLSYVLETGKTIAPFLRDGAIVVLESTTYPGTTDGELLEVLEKGSGKKAGVDFHLAFSPEREDPGNPDSKVAIIPKVVGGLTPKCLEKAMEVYGIAIQKLVPVSSCRVAEATKLLENIFRSVNIALVNELKVVYGAMDIDIWEVIEAAKTKPFGFMPFYPGPGLGGHCIPIDPFYLSWKAREFGQHTRFIELAGEINTAMPDHVVKVCFEALNNDGKAIKGAKILLLGLAYKANVDDDRESPTYKLIEKFEALGGEVFYHDPHVPVIPMTREHAEYAGRKSVVALTDEYDLIVLSTGHDGYKTHDFSRYTCPLVDTRNAVPPANRPVSYRQA from the coding sequence ATGAGACACATTGCCATCGTAGGACTCGGATATGTCGGTTTGCCCCTCGCCCTCCAGTTCGCACGTTCCGGAGCGAAGGTTCTCGGGCTGGATATTGATCCAAAGAAAACCGATGCCATCCTCGCCGGGAATAGCTACATCAAGCACGTATCGGGCGATGAGATAAGCGCCCAGACATCGGCTGGGATGCTGGATGCGTCCACGGACTTCTCCCGCATTGCGGAGACCGATGCGGTCATCCTCTGTGTGCCAACACCGCTCAGCCATTTCCGCGAGCCTGATCTCAGCTATGTGTTGGAAACCGGGAAAACCATCGCGCCTTTCCTCAGGGATGGGGCGATCGTCGTCCTCGAATCCACCACCTACCCGGGCACCACGGACGGCGAGCTCCTTGAGGTTTTGGAGAAGGGATCCGGGAAAAAGGCGGGCGTTGATTTCCACCTCGCATTTTCCCCCGAACGCGAGGATCCCGGCAATCCCGACAGCAAGGTCGCGATCATCCCCAAGGTTGTCGGCGGCCTCACGCCGAAGTGCCTTGAGAAAGCCATGGAGGTATACGGCATCGCGATCCAGAAACTCGTGCCGGTCAGTTCCTGCCGCGTCGCCGAGGCCACCAAGCTCCTTGAGAACATTTTCCGCTCCGTGAACATCGCCCTCGTGAACGAGCTCAAAGTCGTTTACGGCGCGATGGACATCGATATCTGGGAGGTCATCGAGGCGGCGAAAACAAAGCCCTTCGGATTCATGCCCTTCTACCCCGGCCCCGGACTGGGCGGGCACTGCATCCCCATCGATCCTTTTTACCTCAGCTGGAAAGCCCGTGAATTCGGCCAACACACGCGTTTCATCGAGTTGGCGGGTGAGATCAACACTGCCATGCCGGATCACGTGGTGAAGGTCTGTTTCGAAGCCCTCAACAACGACGGCAAGGCGATCAAGGGTGCGAAGATCCTGCTTTTAGGTTTGGCCTACAAGGCGAACGTCGATGATGACCGCGAATCGCCCACCTATAAGCTTATCGAGAAATTCGAGGCGCTTGGCGGCGAGGTGTTTTACCACGATCCCCACGTGCCCGTGATCCCGATGACCCGCGAGCATGCGGAATACGCGGGCAGGAAATCCGTGGTGGCGCTCACCGACGAATACGACCTGATCGTCCTATCGACCGGCCACGATGGGTACAAGACCCACGATTTCTCCCGCTACACGTGTCCGCTGGTGGACACCCGCAACGCTGTCCCGCCCGCCAACCGCCCGGTAAGTTACCGCCAGGCGTGA